CGCAGAACCACCCGATATCTTGACCCTCAACTATGTGGAGCTGGGAAAGAGACACACGTAAGTATCAATTAAGATGAAACCAATCAATCTCTTTTCGACTggaaattatcttaaatacaatacaagtTATCGCgggaattatatttatatacaaacttCGACATACTTGTATGATACacaatttatcataaaatagaCCTAGTACCAGTACATTAGTCGTTAGAACTATTGTCAGTCGTAAGGATAAAGAGGAATAATGTATGGGAATAATGAGATTAATGATATTATAGTTACGAATACTTTAAAAGTTCACTATACGCACAAACacttagaaattataaaatagaggGAGTATCTAATCTAAcccaaacaaaatataaaagcaaGTGAATGAAATCTGACGATCGAccgagttaaaatatataatatatcaaaatttatgaaatgttaaatatgttttctgAACACTACTTTgttcaattcaattttattacgaAATTTCAAGAGAGAATCTAACAGGAAACATGGGTACTGCTTACAATTTTGAGAAGATTTTCTTCGCCTTATTTTGCTTTTCTTTTGAAATCgtaaaaactgtatttaaacattaaattgcaCCGAATGAACCTCATTCGTCTCTTCAGgattattgaaaattacttattacttattttttttaaccggTAGGATGTACCTCGCCCAGTGCCTCGATTTCTTGGACCCCATAAAGTTCTACCGTAAGAAGAAGGGTCCAGCTGTGTCAATAGCTACAGGCTGGTGCGTATTGCGAGTGGACGCGGATGACCACGTGGCCTATGTCAAGACCCTGTGCGGGGAACAGCCTATATACTACGAGCGTTGCTTGATTGCTCCAGGTTGGTAGTGTTTCTATACTTGTTTTATCCCATCGTAACGCATAAGTTACGGCGTAACTgcatatcaatttttaaatttttattctgtattaccttattatggagttttatattatatttgctaGGTTTACACTATATCGTAGGTATACCATCATCAGCCGGTTGTCATATCTTGCAAAGAAAATCTACTATAAAGTCATAATCTTAAATCATCTCTGACGTCacaggttcgatccctggccaagcaccaatttttttttctatgtctGCATTTAAACTCGCTCGTATGGTGAAGGTAAACATCGTGATCTTGCAAAAAAAGTCGTCGGCTTGTGTTGGGCACTATtcgcctacttgcctattagattgataaaatatgatcattaataataaagaggcataatttaacttataggtatttaatttgtctAGTGATTCCCTTATCGaatggaatttcttttttttggaTCGTTTTCAGGTTCGAAACCACGGAActtatcaatattcaaaaacgCACCGAAGTCAATTCGCGATCGCGTGTGTACACTTCGCACTATACGGGATTTGGAGATCGCCTACCGTAAAGTGAAGAAATCCAAACATGTTACCATCATCGGCGCTGGGCCCCTCGGGTGTGAATTGGCCTGGCATTTAGGAAGAATGAGTAATCATCCATTGTGTTGTATTTTTACCACATTTGAGCCAAATTATTATGCAGAAAcctattatacattttaaatttaaaaaaaaaaaattaactatatcaataaataatattagtggattaaaattattaataaaattaaacaaaaaacgttttaacttgaaactggcataaagcTTAGATTAGGAATGCATCCATCTGAATGACTAATCTTGTCAATTTCATAGAAATATCGCCGATACCGAtcacttattttaaagtttttgatttttatctatactaatattataaagaggaaaggtttgattttttgtttgtttgtttgtatgaattgaataggctccgaaactacttggcagatttgaaaaattctttcactgttggaaagctacatcattcctgagtgacataggctatatttcattttcaaaaaaataggcatccttactaaaattacgataacattaacatttgtttattatttgatacaattctaacagatggcgctgagttaaaggtagtagtttggcaagacgacgtttgccaggtcagctagttattaaatattgtaaacactaacattttttttcagataagGTAGTTGAACGGCCAGAACACGAAGACCCGATTCAGTTCGTGCATATTTACAAGGACCGAGGTATTTTGGGCGGCATCATACCAGAGTATTTGGGGGAGTGGGCGGCTGAGAAGATTCGTGCTGAAGGCGTCACTTGTATGAGGCAGAGTGAGTATCTATGGATTGTTGTTTAGTGAAGTTGAATGTTCTAACTACTGAGACGTCGCAGTTGGAACTGGGTTATCAGAACAATTACACTACTCTATGGAACATGTTCGTATACCTACAGCTGATTTTATAAGAAGGTACCTAATAATTGTTAACTATTTTATGTGTATTTGaatgtgtaatattttgtcttttgtgtttaatgtataatttgcggatccgacagacgttgttcAATCTTTTTAACTTCAACTTTCAACTTAATATACCTAGTGTTATATTCAAACTTACCAAAACtccatattaaattgaaattaatatctattagGCGTGATAGCTCTGAACTAACGGTGATGGGCACTTAGAAATTCAtaagtatttgttaaaaatcataacttaatttttttaatgtattttatcaatataataacttcgatcgaaatgttttaaacgctttatttttcttacatcCTGTTTGACAATATTTGTAGCATTCTAGCAataggtattatatttatgtctaACGCCAAAAAGGTTACATCAAAATTGTATTGCAAGAGTAACGTAACAAAAGTTAGGATTACCTAATATTATGGTGGTTAAGTAGGTATTCTTAAAATTTCCGcgcaattttctttttctttctttcataaGAACCTTCTAACAATTAGAAACACAACGAAAAAAGTGTGCCATGACCAAGGAAAATAgggattcatttatatatacatatatatgtagctGTAGGATCACTGTTAAgcaaataagataataatgaCATTTCAGCTCAAGTGTATGACGCCTTCGAGACTCCGGACGGCCGCTTGGAGTTGACGCTGTCCAATGGAACGTCCATAATAACTGACTATGTACGTTTGACGActcatgaatatatttaaaaaaaaactgaaatccAGTGGCGTTAtcatctgtttcatgatcatttctcaatctaataggcaagtagacgATCAGCCTCCTCTTCAGGTCTAAAACAAGCTGGTTTTCTCATTATATCTTCCTTCAATATTGGTGCACAAAGAGAGAGtcgattggtgcacagccgcgGATGACTGCTAACGACTCGTAATACCTAAATGATACTttctttctaatttatttcttcCTTTAAGGTGTTCGTAGCGATAGGTGCGGATCCGAGGACGGAGATAGCGACGCATTCGTACCTGGAGACAGATTCCGTAAATGGCGGTTTCCTTGTCAACACTGAACTGGAGGCTAGGACCCACCTCTATGTGGTTAGATTTTCCTTCACAGAAAACatgttattacattacattagtCTTAAAACAATTCagcaacaaatttaatttgtccaAAAATTTCTCAGAAACTAATTCTTATCAAAATGATTCGAAAGagatatatttcaatttagcAGTCAGTccaagttttatcaaaatcggTTTAGTCGTATTATATTAGGTGTCTTGgtaaaaaatggaaaattacCATTTACCCCATATGAGTTTAATATAGGCGGGAGACGCAGCCAGCATCTACTCCCAGTGGAAGGACACGAGGATCCGCATGGAGCACTACGGCCCGGCAGCCGAGCAGGGCTACATTGCAGGCAGTAACATGACTGGATATTGGACTCCTTGCAACATGGAGCCCTACTTCAAATTGTCGCTAGAGGGCGCATTGGTAATGGAGGTGAGTTTTGATATCGAGAAACAATATTCATCATTGCTCACAGCaaacaatgattttaattttcttaatatgtcAAAGGTCGCTTTTACAAAGGAAGTTTGATTACTCTTTTAATCTATTGTATAGATTTATCGCGGGCTCTGAACGTCGAAATAAGAAATTCTCTAACGGAAATAAACCTAACTAGAGGCTATTTTTATGACATATTCAAATTTAGGCTCCATCGATACGTTTCGCAGATCGACtacaacaataacaattattgttatccCAGGTGGTAGGCGAAGTGGGAGCGTGTATGCCAACAGTGGGCGTGTTCAAGCCTTGCAGCGATGAAGCCAAGCCGCAAGTTCAAGCGGTCGCTGATAATTCTGGCGGCGGAGACCGACCCTGCTATAAGAAGTACTTTTTTAACACTTACTATAGGCAACACTATTCcgaagaattttataaatgactGGATTGGCCTAGTTCTAAACAGCAATACATTGAAATGGACGTTTCTGTTTGCGAAAGACTGTAAAAGAAATTATCATTgtatagaaataaacaaatcggAATCCCACAAGTCGGCACCgaattatcatataataaaaaaatgttatttaagagtttattatgaaatataggATACGGGTATCAcctattccacgtcattaaatttgaatcggtagacatccctactcaACGGCAAAGTAGACAgtgggtgtaggccgagaagccggcgtaaaaaactcttggTACCTactctttaaaatatcatacaaaTTGACTGGCATAGGCAATGGGCAAATAAACccatttgattttaaaaaaagcaattattattttttaaatatttatgaatgaatataaatgattatttgttaatgtagataaataatcttaaatgtCTGTTtagcatttattttcttttagatCTGACCAATACCAGAACAGATACAAGCGTGGTCTGCTGTACTATCTTCGAGATGAATATATAGTTGGCATCGTGTTCTGGAATATGCCACCTATGGAGGATCGGAAAGACGTTGCCACGGAGGTAAAACCGAGAATATAGCTTGCTTTGTTTGTTCGGTTTATATAAGTGTATGCGGTCATTACATACAGAATTTAGTATGTGTGGCTAGgctaaaatagtaataatattaagttgcTTGTCAGATTCGCTAGAGATATGAAACGTGGTTTCTTAACATGCAGGAAGCGATAAATTGACACAATTTTTGTACTCTCAAGTTTTTATACCAACTCGTCATACTGAGCTGTTTGATattccttatttattttttaaagatgctAAGGAATTAAAGGAAATCGGTTCTTAAGGTTTTTTAAGATCACATTAAAACGAGCACACGCATTTAGCCACCCTTACACATTCCCACAGATACctcaacaaataaattattagtaaattgtatacaaagttcttagtaagtatataatattatgtaaaccgTTTTGACTATAAGATATTATCCAAAACCACGTTAACAAGGTTTGacaaattaacataaatgaaACGCTAAGCTTCCAAGGTGCTAAATGATTGGTGGATTTAATTAGTATCATGCTTTGTTTGAGTGTtgagtaaattatattacattaataataattatattatattaataatataatattgtttatgaatGTCTCCACATCGGTAGACACACAAattgtgaaaatataataaaaaacttacagATACTCAGAGCTCGTCcaaaatacaaagaaattaaCAAGATCTCTGAACTGTTAGGCTTCCCCGAGACAGAGTGCGACTACAAGCCAGAAGAACAACTGCGCGTTAGCGCACCATGCATAAAGAAGTTGGTATCAGTTTAAAGTTACAGTCTTGTGGCATTaatctaatattataacaCTTGTTTACAAAACGTGGACTACAGACTAAAACTACGTTGGTAACAAACCCAGTACTGATTAGAAATTTCAAATAAGGCTCGGATGTCATCTgaaccttaattttttttcttttcctactaagtttttattacattcctttattttttgcgactgaggcgAAAACTGAGGCGCTGTGGTATCTGGCtaaatgaccagcgctgtggagcattctgctcctcagcataatgctgagtcAAGGCcaattacagccacagcacacacgcattacattaaagggattttttttttcattatttttgatatctcattttcttttattattgttattttgtgtggtttgtatgtaataattgtGTCTGTctgaattaaatattcttgCATATATTGAATGGGTGGTAAACGCTTGCTCCTAGCataatctttcttttttttcgtgGGGAAATGCGTTAGGCATACCCTCTCGCGGCACGGTTGCCTGTTGAAGGGTTATGTGGAACTCGCCgctgtgcatacccactaaacccCATggcgccaccaacaatcgcccgaGGCAGGACACGGTAACAGCTTAGCCTTGTCCGCATCCAGCCACGCGATCAACCTTTAAAACTCACGGTCCTCTGCGGTCATGAATGATGTCAATTGGACCTTGGCTCAGCAAGGGCCATTCACATCGGCCAATTCGCCCATTTAATGAAGCTGGGGGAGGCCGGGCACAATGCTTGCAGGGATACGTTAGCATCCCTTCTAAAATTATCTGTCTAAGGCGACTTtgaaaattcatcaaaatgtgttgttttagtattttacatACAGTCAAATaaggattatttaaatatccgGTGTATTATTAAGTGTTgcatactataaaaataagaaacaaaatcttttatggtatatttaattcaaaaattattaactttcttttcttttacaGCCGGCGTGAATTCTGAATCCATCAAGAGTAAAGAcaacgaaaaataaattaaattgtttgttcttacaaaataagaaatcaacataacttattaaactttatatttatgaactagtgtttttaattataaataaaaatattcaatctCACTATTGATAATACTTTTGCATACGATAACATGCAAAAAATATGACTTATAATAAGAGAAGTGAAGTCTACAAAATCTTGGTCATCTTTGATTGTCATTAAAATGAATGATTTAAACATTCatcgaatttaaatattttgtgtaaacGTCAAAGTTTAAAACAATGGGAATTTATCTCGAATTCTACATTCGAGTAAGAACTGAACTGAATACCCCAGGCCCAGACGGTTGATAAAAacgcaatttaatttaaaaacatattaatactgatattaatatgttatccTAGAAAAGGAACTGTATGGAATACTGCAACGATCTATTATTACCAATTTTGAACATTGGCTTTTTACTTCCTTTGAAGGATGGGCTGCAATTCTATTACGCAAAGCTTGCCTACCTAATTTATCTTCATTTCCATAACTTGTATAGTATATGTcttctaaaacaaatatatgtaataatatattcagatCCGTGGACAAGTCATTGGATAAATCCAAGATAatgttatttactttatactgTATCTTTTTCTTTATACCAAAACTATTAATCATCATTTGCCAAGCGTGAAAGAAAAGTCTCCATATAGTAGCGGAGTGTGATTTCACATCTTCACAGAATGTTTCAATACATATCTTGCTTAAGTCTTTTGTAGTTATTTCATAAAGGCTATTTAGCGAACTTTTTTCACATTTCGATAGGACCTTTAAATATTCTGCTGCCAACTTAAAATTAGTTATCATCACATAGTTTTCTTTGGTTGGTAACTTATTATCTAAAGTatcaataagaaaattaagtaCAATGGAATTATTCCTCTGTAACATGTCTTTGTAAgacatatgagaaataaaagaattcaTATTGTATCTAACCATAGACAGGCCCTGCGTATTTCTATTCCAAATTGTAAAGATGTTCTCCAAAACAggaactaatatttttttacaagctTCCAGTTTTTTCTTATCTGTGCTCTGTATGGAGACACAATCCAAGAGCATGCTCATAAATGTCCAATCTAATTTTTCAGTCCATAGTCGTGAAATTATAGTGTCCTGAACCATTTCAGCTACAAAATCTAATTCAAGAGTGGGTAAGACAtggttataattaattttggaaACAATATTATTCATGAATCGTTGGCAGTTACATCttaaaggtaatttttttaagaatttataactGATTATACAATATTCTGTACGGACAACTAATGGCACCTTTTCAATCTTGCTCagcaaattataaacaattatactcTCTTGGTCTGTTAAACTTTCTATAAGACATTTTAAGTATCTCCACTCTTCTTCTATACAACTATTGTATGATTTATTACTGttcatatcatttttattaaatatttttaaagaattgtaTGACTTTTTGAAAATGTCTGCACGGACAGAACTGTGTTTTGTATTACTCCACATACtcgaaattattgttttaccaTCTTCTCTGTCAAATTTTGCAAAAGCTTGTTCAACACATAACTTTTGTACATATTCAGGCCATTCTTGTAGTTCAATACATTCTATAGTTTGTTTAGCTGGCAAACTGTGCAAAACAGATTTTATGGATGACAATGATTCCAGATGATACATATCTTTACCATATGAAAGTACCAATTCTATTGAAGGTTTTGGACGGGctctatacatatttttaacaataaaatgtggCAGTGTGATGATCTTGGTTTTATTCAATTGAATGATATCATGCTTTGTCATACTACAAAGTATACAGTCTAACATTTCATCTTTATTTAGCAAagcaaatatttcttttgaagGCTGTGAGTACAACTTTGATATTAGCTCAATTTTCAAATCTTTTGCTATTGTATCAGACCAGAACATCCGTAATTTTGTACAAAATCTTTTCATTGGTTTATCTTCTAAACATAAAGAGATAATAGCTTTCTTGTTTAACTCTAATAATGTGGGATTGTGTTTTAAGACATTTAGACAAGTACCTTGATCGCATTTGATTAGAAatgattcattaaataaaattttgcgcCAAATTCGATTTctagtatataaattttttaaacatgtttttgATGTATCTTTCATAGATTcaaccaaatttttaatttttttaacgatcTCTGGATAATTTTGCCAATTTTCACCCCAATTgtgtaacaataataaaattctttcaagACCTAATAATACATCTTCACCTTCACATTTTTCTATATGGTTTTCTGCTAACCtgtacaaaaatgtaaacacttttttcttttccagtttattaaatttcttttgctCTGATGCAAATCTTTCAGAAGTTGACAATTGTGAAAGTATTTTGTCAGGTACTTCTTTGTCATTCAGAACatggtatattataatagattttttgcAGGCttctaaatgttttttgttttcattatagACACCAATTTGtacataaatgttattaaggAGTGTCCATGTGTCttctataaatgtaaatgtt
This DNA window, taken from Pieris rapae chromosome 16, ilPieRapa1.1, whole genome shotgun sequence, encodes the following:
- the LOC111000062 gene encoding apoptosis-inducing factor 1, mitochondrial-like, coding for MMSFTYRICSNPFRNLNQGIYSIGFNNFGLRSYSKDKGQCCKDVAQTEGRRVEPWPKSDPPPPNWQGCCPREPQPPNYDPYRIKVPDVVVPPLPASNAKPMLECARTKGPCSVRPVPDPPPCPPPPPPPFPWIYVWIVGSFLSIMGILYKIYLWRLEKEKLGESVPIWRPRRKIKRPFHSKDLPACVQYLIIGTGAAGWAASRSILEHDETAKIFMISKEDCVPYDRPPMSKHMWWNAEPPDILTLNYVELGKRHTMYLAQCLDFLDPIKFYRKKKGPAVSIATGWCVLRVDADDHVAYVKTLCGEQPIYYERCLIAPGSKPRNLSIFKNAPKSIRDRVCTLRTIRDLEIAYRKVKKSKHVTIIGAGPLGCELAWHLGRMNKVVERPEHEDPIQFVHIYKDRGILGGIIPEYLGEWAAEKIRAEGVTCMRQTQVYDAFETPDGRLELTLSNGTSIITDYVFVAIGADPRTEIATHSYLETDSVNGGFLVNTELEARTHLYVAGDAASIYSQWKDTRIRMEHYGPAAEQGYIAGSNMTGYWTPCNMEPYFKLSLEGALVMEVVGEVGACMPTVGVFKPCSDEAKPQVQAVADNSGGGDRPCYKKSDQYQNRYKRGLLYYLRDEYIVGIVFWNMPPMEDRKDVATEILRARPKYKEINKISELLGFPETECDYKPEEQLRVSAPCIKNRREF
- the LOC111000070 gene encoding uncharacterized protein LOC111000070 — its product is MSILGVTLGEKHKYLNKLSIQKHHQEIKCIDYSQSDEENLLKIEMACHNRNVDFILNVLKCEDMLYISRAIKHSLWLIQDPQYEQIISPHYLHNELLPYMLTEARNKLLLRIRLNLKDPSRNEKFFIYLVGIDLITAMKWLPNCSVAFITSRLEQDIYRIPENIFLRLLWHTMEPLRVYVKCVYWKKPMLKKAMFTLSKYGEEYFKILDTVETGQLPVLNAKYTKLVMKRYPQCLLNNFDRYGDFIDSKSFAKYIKKDDLHSFLLKYEGNKKINELFSPEKRDTLLKLNNQGNFLRKLSQCEPNNKQQLKRLLEEFHEGLDDQKTPKKYILQFIHGVIKKFKTFTFIEDTWTLLNNIYVQIGVYNENKKHLEACKKSIIIYHVLNDKEVPDKILSQLSTSERFASEQKKFNKLEKKKVFTFLYRLAENHIEKCEGEDVLLGLERILLLLHNWGENWQNYPEIVKKIKNLVESMKDTSKTCLKNLYTRNRIWRKILFNESFLIKCDQGTCLNVLKHNPTLLELNKKAIISLCLEDKPMKRFCTKLRMFWSDTIAKDLKIELISKLYSQPSKEIFALLNKDEMLDCILCSMTKHDIIQLNKTKIITLPHFIVKNMYRARPKPSIELVLSYGKDMYHLESLSSIKSVLHSLPAKQTIECIELQEWPEYVQKLCVEQAFAKFDREDGKTIISSMWSNTKHSSVRADIFKKSYNSLKIFNKNDMNSNKSYNSCIEEEWRYLKCLIESLTDQESIIVYNLLSKIEKVPLVVRTEYCIISYKFLKKLPLRCNCQRFMNNIVSKINYNHVLPTLELDFVAEMVQDTIISRLWTEKLDWTFMSMLLDCVSIQSTDKKKLEACKKILVPVLENIFTIWNRNTQGLSMVRYNMNSFISHMSYKDMLQRNNSIVLNFLIDTLDNKLPTKENYVMITNFKLAAEYLKVLSKCEKSSLNSLYEITTKDLSKICIETFCEDVKSHSATIWRLFFHAWQMMINSFGIKKKIQYKVNNIILDLSNDLSTDLNILLHIFVLEDIYYTSYGNEDKLGRQALRNRIAAHPSKEVKSQCSKLVIIDRCSIPYSSFSRITY